The proteins below come from a single Paraburkholderia flagellata genomic window:
- a CDS encoding efflux transporter outer membrane subunit, translating to MTATRYSRFPYAALSALTAACALAACTVGPDYRGAPAVAPEAANAASFLRTPAQGVTPTRAPSQWWLALNDAQLNTLIEAALAHNPDVRAAQARLRASRAQLQQQRAAELPKVGASAAAIRMRQPDLSALTSGSSSGQGASSGGGPITFYTAGFDASWEIDLFGGTRRAVEAASDEADAVNADLADTQVSLAAEVAQAYIDLRDEQQRLAIAQRTAQLQQEMLTLTEQRRAGGTAAEVDVERLTTQVENTRSTITPLAAQVEISLDQLAVLTGKAPGALDAELATAQPLPALPASVPVSDPTTMLAQRPDIRAAERRLASSNAQIGEHVADFLPKLTLFGDLGFSAAEPGHLFRKSNFSWVGAPYLQWNLFDFGRTLGAVRGAEASRDEAEARYEKAVLAALQDANASLSRYGYQREHLVTLQKVQVSAERSATLMRQRYRAGASSLVDLLDTQRTEFTAQQNVVSGQADLLKDFVSLQKSLGLGWQTTTTATAAAAVTPG from the coding sequence ATGACGGCAACCCGTTACTCACGATTCCCCTATGCCGCGCTGAGCGCGCTCACTGCCGCCTGCGCGCTGGCCGCCTGCACCGTGGGCCCCGACTATCGCGGCGCGCCGGCCGTGGCACCCGAAGCGGCGAACGCCGCTTCATTCCTGCGCACGCCCGCGCAAGGCGTGACACCCACGCGTGCGCCGAGCCAATGGTGGCTCGCGCTGAACGATGCGCAACTGAACACGCTGATCGAAGCGGCGCTCGCCCACAATCCCGATGTGCGCGCGGCGCAGGCGCGTTTGCGCGCCTCGCGCGCGCAACTGCAGCAGCAACGCGCCGCCGAATTGCCGAAGGTCGGCGCGAGCGCGGCGGCGATCCGTATGCGCCAGCCGGACCTGAGCGCGTTGACGTCGGGCAGCAGCTCGGGTCAGGGGGCTTCTTCGGGGGGCGGCCCGATTACGTTCTACACGGCGGGCTTCGATGCGTCGTGGGAAATCGACCTGTTCGGCGGCACACGCCGCGCCGTGGAAGCGGCGAGCGATGAGGCCGATGCCGTGAACGCCGATCTTGCGGACACCCAGGTATCGCTCGCAGCCGAAGTCGCGCAAGCCTACATCGACCTGCGCGACGAGCAGCAGCGCCTCGCCATCGCGCAGCGCACGGCGCAACTGCAGCAGGAGATGCTCACGCTCACCGAGCAGCGCCGCGCGGGCGGCACCGCCGCCGAGGTTGACGTCGAACGGCTCACCACGCAGGTGGAAAACACGCGTTCCACGATCACGCCGCTGGCGGCGCAAGTGGAAATATCGCTCGATCAACTGGCGGTGCTCACAGGCAAGGCGCCTGGCGCGCTGGACGCGGAGCTTGCCACGGCGCAGCCGCTGCCCGCGCTGCCCGCAAGCGTGCCTGTAAGCGATCCCACCACGATGCTCGCGCAGCGCCCTGACATTCGCGCGGCGGAGCGCCGTCTCGCCTCGAGCAATGCGCAGATCGGCGAGCACGTGGCTGACTTCCTGCCCAAGCTCACGCTGTTCGGCGACCTCGGCTTTTCGGCGGCGGAGCCGGGGCACCTGTTCCGCAAGAGCAATTTCAGCTGGGTCGGGGCGCCGTATCTGCAGTGGAATCTGTTCGACTTCGGGCGCACGCTGGGCGCGGTGCGTGGCGCAGAAGCGTCGCGCGACGAAGCCGAGGCGCGCTACGAGAAGGCGGTGCTCGCGGCGCTGCAGGACGCAAACGCGTCGCTCTCGCGCTATGGCTATCAGCGCGAGCATCTGGTGACCTTGCAGAAGGTGCAGGTTTCTGCCGAGCGCTCCGCGACGCTCATGCGCCAGCGCTATCGCGCAGGGGCGTCGAGCCTCGTCGATCTGCTCGACACGCAGCGCACCGAATTCACGGCGCAGCAGAACGTGGTGTCGGGTCAGGCCGATTTGCTGAAGGACTTCGTGTCGCTGCAGAAGAGTCTGGGGCTCGGTTGGCAGACCACCACGACGGCCACGGCCGCCGCAGCGGTAACGCCGGGCTAA
- a CDS encoding HlyD family secretion protein produces the protein MSTTAGAPGRDVPDAAAAPARSGAKRTILILLGLAALVAAAVWLGHWWVVGRFIESTDDAYLQADSVTIAPKVSGYVTDVYVADNQAVKAGDPLVKLDARQYQVALDQAQATIDARTADIEHAQAQIEQQRANVAQAQAQQEVAQVSLRHANDEVARYAPLAATGAETTERLAELKSERDKAQATLAADAAAVTSARSQISALNAQLSQARAQLEAARANAAQSQLDLDNTVVKSALAGRVGDRTVRVGQYVQPGTRMLTVVPVQRTYLTANFKETQIGRMRAGQPVELHVDALPGHTLHGVVDSFSPGTGAQFALLPPENATGNFTKIVQRVPVRIRLETGPETRSVLLPGMSVTVDVDTRSASEDDRRIDQENHRG, from the coding sequence ATGTCTACGACTGCAGGCGCGCCCGGGCGCGACGTGCCGGACGCCGCCGCTGCGCCCGCACGCAGCGGCGCGAAACGAACCATCCTGATCCTGCTGGGACTCGCGGCGCTTGTCGCCGCGGCGGTGTGGCTTGGCCACTGGTGGGTCGTCGGGCGCTTCATCGAATCCACCGACGACGCCTATCTGCAGGCCGACAGTGTGACGATCGCTCCGAAGGTGAGCGGCTATGTAACGGACGTCTACGTGGCCGACAACCAGGCCGTGAAGGCGGGCGATCCGCTCGTGAAGCTCGACGCGCGCCAGTATCAGGTGGCGCTCGACCAGGCACAGGCCACCATCGACGCGCGCACGGCGGACATCGAGCATGCGCAGGCGCAGATCGAGCAGCAGCGGGCGAACGTCGCCCAGGCACAGGCGCAGCAGGAAGTCGCGCAGGTGAGTCTGCGTCACGCGAACGACGAAGTAGCGCGCTACGCGCCGCTCGCGGCCACCGGTGCGGAAACGACCGAGCGGCTTGCCGAACTCAAGAGCGAACGCGACAAGGCACAGGCCACGCTCGCCGCCGACGCTGCCGCCGTCACGTCCGCACGCTCGCAGATCTCGGCGCTGAACGCGCAGCTCTCGCAGGCGCGCGCGCAGCTCGAGGCGGCGCGTGCGAACGCCGCGCAGTCGCAACTCGACCTCGACAACACCGTAGTGAAGAGCGCACTTGCAGGCCGCGTGGGCGACCGCACCGTGCGCGTGGGCCAGTACGTGCAGCCGGGCACGCGCATGCTGACCGTCGTGCCGGTGCAGCGCACCTACCTCACGGCGAACTTCAAGGAAACGCAGATCGGCCGCATGCGCGCGGGCCAGCCCGTGGAACTGCACGTCGACGCGCTGCCTGGCCACACGCTGCATGGCGTGGTGGACAGCTTCTCGCCGGGCACGGGCGCGCAGTTCGCGCTCTTGCCGCCGGAGAACGCGACCGGCAACTTCACGAAGATCGTGCAGCGCGTGCCGGTGCGCATCCGCCTCGAAACCGGGCCTGAAACGCGCAGCGTGCTGCTGCCGGGCATGTCGGTGACGGTCGATGTCGACACGCGCTCCGCGAGTGAGGACGACCGCCGTATCGATCAAGAGAACCACCGTGGCTAA
- a CDS encoding CerR family C-terminal domain-containing protein: MSEGKKLRRSPEGGYARGDETRRKIIEAAISLFGQHGFDGASTRDIAARAGVNAPALQYYFENKEGLYRACAESIADESWQSFAPAVERARVALDRNADIETLIDAFLDIQAAVADRTFVKQHGPDQRLFFAREQGGGEPEIGSEILRERVRSPLNNINVELLERITGIPAHDPLTVVRMFSLYGQFLLFFIARRSTLTMLGWDDIDRAKADFLKASIAEQTRVLLHHWNRERDKHNHSE; this comes from the coding sequence ATGAGCGAAGGTAAGAAACTGCGACGTTCGCCCGAAGGAGGCTATGCGCGTGGCGACGAAACACGCCGCAAGATCATCGAGGCGGCGATCAGCCTGTTCGGGCAGCACGGCTTCGACGGCGCCTCCACGCGCGACATCGCCGCGCGCGCAGGCGTGAACGCGCCGGCGCTGCAGTATTACTTCGAGAACAAGGAAGGCCTCTACCGCGCCTGCGCGGAGTCGATCGCGGACGAGTCGTGGCAATCATTCGCGCCGGCCGTGGAGCGCGCGCGCGTTGCGCTCGACCGCAACGCGGACATCGAAACGCTGATCGACGCGTTCCTCGACATCCAGGCGGCCGTGGCCGATCGGACCTTCGTCAAGCAGCACGGGCCGGACCAGCGCCTCTTCTTCGCACGCGAACAGGGCGGCGGCGAGCCAGAGATCGGTTCGGAAATCCTGCGTGAGCGCGTGCGCTCGCCGCTGAACAACATCAATGTGGAACTGCTCGAGCGCATTACCGGCATACCGGCCCACGATCCGCTCACCGTGGTGCGCATGTTCAGCCTGTACGGGCAGTTTCTGCTCTTCTTCATCGCGCGCCGCTCCACGCTCACGATGCTCGGCTGGGACGACATCGACAGAGCGAAGGCCGACTTCCTGAAGGCGAGCATCGCAGAACAAACGCGTGTGC
- a CDS encoding MDR family MFS transporter, with amino-acid sequence MANTAAATAPHPHGERASVADWIAVAAGALGALMATLDISITNSALPQIQGQIGATGTEGTWISTGYLMSEIVMIPLAAWLTRVFGLRNFLLANSALFIAFSMMCGWSNTLGMMIAGRIGQGFTGGAMIPTGQTIIRTRLPLSQLPVGMTVFGLIVLLGPLLGPVVGGWLAENISWSWCFFINLPVCIALITLLLVGLEPDRPHWEAFLKADWLGIIGLAVGLSSLTVVLEEGQRERWFESHFIVTLTWVSLAGMALIALSQFTAKKPILRLSLMRNARYASVIIIVFAVGAGLYGISYLLPQFLSLVAGYNAQQSGAIMLLSGVPAFLVMPILPRLLGKVDFRVLVVSGLLLFTLSCMLDTSLTAQSVGHDFVWSQLVRGVAQMLAMMPLNQASMAAVSREDSGDAAGLYNMARNLGGSVGLAIIGTLIDRREAFHTAVLRESLSANSIIGQERVAASAASWFTQTGDMAHSQMQALGQIAAQISQQAMVITYSETFWVLGIALAACVPLALLLKKPQPGAQASSAGH; translated from the coding sequence GTGGCTAATACGGCTGCGGCAACGGCGCCGCATCCGCATGGCGAGCGCGCGAGCGTCGCCGACTGGATCGCCGTCGCGGCGGGCGCGCTCGGCGCCTTGATGGCGACGCTCGACATCTCCATCACGAACTCGGCGCTGCCGCAGATCCAGGGACAAATTGGCGCGACGGGCACCGAAGGCACATGGATATCCACGGGCTATCTGATGTCCGAGATCGTGATGATTCCGCTTGCCGCGTGGCTGACGCGTGTGTTCGGACTGCGAAACTTCCTGCTGGCGAACTCGGCGCTCTTCATCGCCTTCTCGATGATGTGCGGCTGGTCGAATACGCTTGGCATGATGATCGCCGGGCGCATTGGCCAGGGCTTCACCGGCGGCGCGATGATCCCGACCGGCCAGACCATCATCCGCACGCGCCTGCCGCTTTCGCAACTGCCCGTGGGCATGACGGTGTTCGGCCTGATCGTGCTGCTCGGCCCGCTGCTCGGGCCCGTGGTGGGTGGCTGGCTTGCGGAGAACATCAGCTGGAGCTGGTGCTTCTTCATCAACTTGCCGGTGTGCATCGCGCTCATCACGCTGCTGCTCGTTGGGCTCGAACCGGACCGGCCGCACTGGGAAGCCTTTCTCAAGGCGGACTGGCTCGGCATTATCGGGCTGGCGGTGGGTCTTAGCTCGCTGACCGTCGTGCTTGAAGAGGGGCAGCGCGAACGCTGGTTCGAGTCGCACTTCATCGTCACGCTCACGTGGGTCTCGCTCGCGGGCATGGCGCTCATCGCGCTTTCGCAGTTCACCGCGAAAAAGCCCATTCTGCGGCTCTCGCTGATGCGCAATGCGCGCTATGCGAGCGTGATCATCATCGTGTTCGCGGTGGGGGCCGGGCTTTACGGCATTTCGTATCTGCTGCCGCAGTTTCTGAGCCTCGTTGCCGGCTACAACGCCCAGCAGTCCGGCGCGATCATGCTGCTCTCGGGAGTGCCCGCGTTCCTCGTCATGCCGATCCTGCCGCGCTTGCTAGGCAAAGTGGACTTTCGTGTCCTGGTGGTGTCCGGTCTGCTGCTCTTCACGCTGAGCTGCATGCTCGATACTTCGCTCACGGCGCAGAGCGTGGGCCACGATTTCGTGTGGTCGCAGCTCGTTCGCGGCGTGGCGCAGATGCTCGCGATGATGCCGCTCAACCAGGCGTCGATGGCGGCGGTATCGCGCGAAGATTCCGGCGACGCGGCCGGGCTCTACAACATGGCGCGCAACCTGGGCGGCTCGGTCGGCCTGGCGATCATCGGCACGCTCATCGACCGGCGCGAAGCGTTCCATACGGCCGTGCTGCGCGAATCGCTCAGCGCCAATTCGATCATTGGCCAGGAACGTGTGGCCGCAAGCGCGGCCAGCTGGTTCACGCAGACGGGCGACATGGCGCACTCGCAGATGCAGGCGCTCGGCCAGATCGCGGCGCAGATCTCACAGCAAGCGATGGTCATCACGTACTCCGAAACATTCTGGGTGCTCGGCATCGCGCTGGCGGCGTGCGTGCCGCTCGCGCTCCTGCTCAAGAAGCCGCAGCCCGGCGCGCAAGCGTCGTCTGCCGGCCACTGA